The Mycolicibacterium lutetiense genome window below encodes:
- a CDS encoding carboxyl transferase domain-containing protein encodes MGAALSSHRDDHLALVGQLRAKLATAALGGPERARQRHVDRGKLLPRDRVDGLLDPGSPFLEIAALAADGMYDDECPGAGMIAGIGRVSGRECLIVANDATVKGGTYYPVTVKKHLRAQEIALQNKLPCIYLVDSGGAFLPRQDEVFPDREHFGRIFYNQATMSAQGIAQIAAVLGSCTAGGAYVPAMSDEAVIVRNQGTIFLGGPPLVKAATGEVVTAEDLGGGDLHSKTSGVTDHLAHDDRDALRIVRNIVATLGPAEAPPWAVTPTVDAVAEQAELYDVVPVDARVPYDVHEVITRIVDGGEFNEFKAEYGTTLVTGFARIHGHPVGIVANNGVLFGESALKGAHFIELCDKRKTPLLFLQNIAGFMVGRDYEASGIAKHGAKMVTAVACARVPKLTVVIGGSYGAGNYSMCGRAYSPRFLWMWPNARISVMGGEQAASVLATVRGDMSAEEEEEFKAPIRDQYEHQGNPYYSTARLWDDGVIDPADTRTVLGLALSVVGQAPLEPVSYGVFRM; translated from the coding sequence ATGGGAGCCGCCTTGTCATCGCACCGCGACGATCATCTGGCGCTGGTTGGGCAGTTGCGCGCCAAGCTCGCCACCGCCGCCCTCGGCGGCCCCGAACGGGCCCGTCAACGCCACGTCGATCGGGGTAAATTGCTGCCCCGCGACCGGGTCGACGGCCTGCTGGACCCGGGCAGTCCGTTCCTGGAGATCGCCGCACTGGCAGCCGACGGGATGTATGACGACGAATGTCCCGGCGCCGGGATGATCGCGGGCATCGGCCGGGTCTCCGGCCGTGAATGTCTGATCGTCGCCAACGACGCGACCGTCAAGGGCGGCACCTACTACCCGGTCACGGTCAAGAAGCACCTGCGCGCGCAGGAGATCGCGTTGCAGAACAAGCTGCCGTGCATCTACCTCGTCGACTCCGGCGGGGCCTTCCTGCCGCGCCAGGACGAGGTGTTCCCCGACCGCGAGCACTTCGGCCGGATCTTCTACAACCAGGCCACGATGAGCGCGCAGGGCATCGCCCAGATCGCCGCGGTGCTGGGCTCGTGCACCGCGGGCGGAGCCTACGTGCCGGCGATGAGCGATGAGGCCGTCATCGTGCGCAACCAGGGCACAATCTTCCTGGGCGGCCCGCCACTGGTGAAGGCCGCCACCGGTGAGGTCGTCACCGCCGAGGACCTCGGCGGCGGGGACCTGCATTCCAAGACCTCCGGAGTCACCGACCACCTGGCCCACGATGACCGCGACGCCCTGCGGATCGTGCGCAACATCGTGGCCACCCTCGGGCCGGCCGAGGCCCCGCCGTGGGCCGTGACGCCCACCGTGGACGCCGTCGCCGAGCAGGCCGAGCTCTACGACGTGGTCCCGGTCGATGCCCGGGTTCCCTACGACGTGCACGAGGTGATCACCCGCATCGTCGACGGCGGTGAGTTCAACGAATTCAAGGCCGAGTACGGCACCACCCTGGTCACCGGGTTCGCCCGCATCCACGGTCACCCGGTCGGCATCGTCGCCAACAACGGGGTGCTGTTCGGCGAATCCGCGCTCAAGGGAGCACATTTCATCGAATTGTGCGACAAGCGCAAGACGCCGCTGCTGTTCCTGCAGAACATCGCCGGTTTCATGGTCGGCCGCGACTACGAGGCCTCGGGCATCGCCAAGCACGGCGCCAAGATGGTCACCGCGGTGGCCTGCGCCCGGGTGCCGAAGCTGACGGTGGTGATCGGCGGTTCGTACGGCGCGGGCAACTACTCGATGTGTGGACGCGCCTACTCGCCGCGATTCCTGTGGATGTGGCCCAACGCCCGCATCTCGGTGATGGGTGGCGAGCAGGCGGCCTCGGTGCTGGCCACCGTGCGTGGTGACATGAGCGCCGAGGAGGAAGAAGAGTTCAAGGCGCCGATCCGCGACCAGTACGAGCACCAGGGCAATCCGTACTATTCGACGGCACGACTGTGGGATGACGGGGTCATCGACCCGGCGGATACCAGAACCGTGCTCGGACTTGCTCTTTCGGTTGTCGGCCAGGCTCCGCTGGAGCCGGTCTCCTACGGCGTTTTCCGGATGTGA
- a CDS encoding ATP-binding protein codes for MSSSDFDTVLVANRGEIAVRVIRTLRAMGIRSVAVFSDADAGARHVAEADVAVRIGPAAARQSYLDIDAVVSAAQRTGAQAVHPGYGFLSENAEFAAALQAAGIVFIGPPAAAIATMGDKIAAKAAVSAFGVPVVPGISRPGLTDEDLIAGAPEVGFPVLVKPSAGGGGKGMRVVEQAADLPAALASARREAAAAFGDDTLFLERFVLRPRHIEVQVLADGHGNVIHLGERECSLQRRHQKVIEEAPSPLLDAAARARIGQAACDTARSVDYTGAGTVEFIVSADAPDEFFFMEMNTRLQVEHPVTEMVTGVDLVEQQVRIAAGAKLAIGQDDIVMTGHAVEARVYAEDPANGFLPTGGPVLGLREPSGPGVRVDSGLAAGTVVGSDYDPMLSKVIAHGPDRAAALHKLDRALADTAVLGLTTNTEFLRFLLADPDVAAGRLDTGLLDRRAPDFAPEALGDAQLIAAAAYLWVTDWSTAGDDLWARPTGWRVGERAPAAFRLRAGDRTDHVYLTGTPGHATAAVENGETHTISATFVDGQFTLTLDGMRTEYLVATQLSGGVGQLWLSGAGHSYVVEEVREAPVRPDDEHSGDAELVSPMPGSVVAVGVASGAEVTAGTVVVTVEAMKMEHALTAPTDGVAELLVAVGDQVKVGQPLARITAATQENEQ; via the coding sequence ATGAGTTCTTCTGATTTCGACACAGTCCTCGTCGCCAATCGCGGCGAGATCGCGGTGCGGGTCATCCGCACCCTGCGGGCCATGGGTATCCGGTCGGTCGCGGTGTTCAGCGATGCCGATGCCGGGGCCCGCCATGTCGCCGAGGCAGATGTGGCGGTCCGTATCGGACCCGCCGCGGCCCGGCAGAGCTACCTCGATATCGACGCCGTGGTGTCTGCCGCGCAGCGCACCGGCGCCCAGGCAGTGCACCCCGGATACGGATTCCTCTCCGAGAACGCCGAATTCGCCGCCGCACTGCAGGCCGCCGGCATCGTCTTCATCGGACCTCCCGCCGCGGCGATCGCCACCATGGGAGACAAGATCGCCGCCAAGGCCGCAGTGTCGGCCTTCGGTGTCCCGGTCGTACCCGGGATCTCGCGTCCGGGCCTGACCGATGAGGATCTGATCGCGGGGGCTCCCGAGGTCGGATTCCCGGTACTGGTCAAGCCGTCGGCCGGTGGTGGCGGCAAGGGTATGCGGGTGGTCGAGCAGGCTGCCGATCTGCCTGCCGCGCTGGCCAGCGCCCGTCGCGAAGCCGCCGCCGCGTTCGGCGACGACACCCTGTTCCTGGAACGGTTCGTGTTGCGGCCCCGCCATATCGAGGTGCAGGTGCTCGCCGACGGCCACGGCAACGTGATCCATCTGGGCGAGCGGGAGTGCAGTCTGCAGCGCAGGCACCAGAAGGTCATCGAGGAGGCGCCCTCGCCGCTGTTGGACGCCGCCGCCCGGGCCCGCATCGGTCAGGCCGCCTGTGACACCGCGCGTAGTGTCGACTACACGGGCGCCGGCACGGTGGAGTTCATCGTGTCCGCCGATGCGCCCGACGAGTTCTTCTTCATGGAGATGAACACCCGACTTCAGGTGGAACATCCGGTCACCGAAATGGTCACCGGCGTCGACCTGGTGGAACAGCAGGTCCGCATCGCGGCCGGGGCGAAGCTCGCGATCGGCCAGGACGACATCGTCATGACCGGGCATGCGGTCGAAGCGCGGGTCTATGCCGAGGACCCGGCCAACGGCTTCCTGCCCACCGGTGGCCCCGTGCTCGGACTGCGGGAGCCCAGCGGGCCGGGAGTGCGGGTGGATTCCGGACTGGCCGCAGGCACCGTCGTCGGCAGCGACTACGACCCGATGCTGTCGAAGGTCATCGCCCACGGCCCCGATCGGGCCGCGGCACTGCACAAACTGGATCGGGCGCTGGCCGACACCGCGGTGCTCGGCCTGACCACCAACACCGAGTTCCTGCGCTTCCTGCTCGCCGATCCCGATGTCGCCGCGGGCCGGTTGGACACCGGTCTGTTGGACCGTCGCGCACCGGATTTCGCTCCCGAGGCCCTCGGCGATGCTCAGCTGATCGCGGCGGCCGCCTATCTGTGGGTTACCGACTGGTCTACTGCCGGCGACGATCTGTGGGCCCGTCCGACGGGCTGGCGGGTGGGGGAGCGTGCCCCGGCGGCGTTCCGGCTGCGAGCGGGCGACCGCACTGACCACGTGTACCTCACCGGCACCCCCGGCCACGCCACCGCGGCGGTGGAGAACGGTGAAACTCACACCATCAGTGCCACTTTCGTCGACGGCCAGTTCACTCTCACCCTCGACGGCATGCGCACCGAGTATCTGGTCGCCACGCAGCTGAGCGGGGGAGTCGGCCAGCTCTGGCTCTCCGGCGCCGGGCACAGCTATGTGGTCGAAGAGGTGCGCGAAGCGCCGGTGCGGCCCGACGACGAGCACAGTGGCGACGCCGAACTTGTCAGCCCCATGCCGGGATCGGTTGTCGCCGTGGGTGTTGCGAGCGGCGCCGAGGTGACCGCCGGAACCGTGGTGGTCACCGTGGAGGCGATGAAGATGGAGCATGCCCTCACCGCACCCACCGACGGTGTGGCCGAACTACTCGTCGCCGTCGGCGACCAGGTCAAGGTGGGCCAGCCGTTGGCCCGGATTACCGCTGCAACACAGGAGAACGAGCAATGA
- a CDS encoding acyl-CoA dehydrogenase family protein — MTDFLSTGTLPDEYAQLAKTVRDFAQNVVAPVAAKHDEEHSFPYEVVAGMADMGLFGLPFPEEYGGMGGDYFALCLALEELGKVDQSVAITLEAGVSLGAMPVYRFGNDAQKEEWLPLLASGKALGAFGLTEAGGGSDAGATKTTAKMDDGHWIINGSKQFITNSGTDITKLVTVTAVTGEREGGKKEISSILVPVPIQGFTAEPAYNKVGWNASDTHPLSFDDVRVPAENLLGEQGRGYANFLRILDEGRIAIAALSVGVAQGCVDECVKYAKERQAFGAAIGTYQAIAFKIARMEARAHAARAAYYDAAALMLSGKPFKKAASVAKLVSSEAAMDNARDATQIFGGYGFMNEYPVARHYRDSKILEIGEGTTEVQLMLIAREAGL, encoded by the coding sequence ATGACGGACTTTCTGTCCACCGGCACCCTGCCGGACGAATACGCGCAACTGGCCAAGACGGTCCGGGATTTCGCCCAGAACGTGGTCGCCCCCGTCGCCGCCAAGCACGACGAAGAACATTCCTTCCCGTACGAGGTCGTCGCCGGCATGGCCGATATGGGCCTGTTCGGCCTGCCGTTCCCCGAGGAGTACGGCGGCATGGGTGGCGATTACTTCGCCCTGTGCCTGGCGCTGGAGGAACTCGGCAAGGTCGATCAGAGCGTGGCCATCACGCTGGAGGCCGGCGTGTCACTGGGCGCCATGCCGGTGTACCGCTTCGGCAACGATGCCCAGAAGGAAGAATGGCTGCCGCTGCTGGCCAGCGGCAAGGCGCTGGGTGCGTTCGGCCTGACCGAGGCCGGCGGCGGCAGCGACGCCGGGGCCACCAAGACCACCGCAAAGATGGACGACGGCCACTGGATCATTAATGGCTCCAAGCAGTTCATCACCAACTCCGGCACCGACATCACCAAGTTGGTCACCGTGACGGCCGTTACCGGTGAGCGCGAAGGCGGCAAGAAGGAGATCTCCTCAATCCTGGTGCCGGTGCCCATCCAGGGGTTCACCGCAGAGCCCGCCTACAACAAGGTCGGCTGGAACGCTTCGGACACCCACCCGCTGAGCTTCGACGATGTGCGGGTGCCCGCCGAGAACCTGCTCGGTGAACAGGGACGCGGCTACGCCAACTTCCTGCGCATCCTCGATGAGGGCCGCATCGCCATCGCGGCGCTGTCGGTCGGCGTCGCGCAAGGTTGCGTGGACGAATGTGTCAAGTACGCCAAGGAACGTCAGGCCTTCGGTGCGGCCATCGGTACCTACCAGGCCATCGCCTTCAAGATCGCCCGGATGGAGGCGCGTGCCCATGCGGCCCGCGCGGCGTACTACGACGCCGCGGCACTGATGTTGTCGGGCAAGCCGTTCAAGAAAGCGGCATCGGTGGCCAAGCTGGTGTCCAGCGAGGCCGCGATGGACAACGCCCGCGACGCCACCCAGATCTTCGGCGGCTACGGGTTCATGAACGAATACCCGGTGGCACGTCATTACCGGGACAGCAAGATTCTCGAAATCGGCGAAGGGACAACAGAAGTGCAGCTGATGCTGATCGCCCGGGAGGCGGGCCTGTGA
- a CDS encoding MaoC family dehydratase → MTRAEGSKKVVEQRGLWFEEFEIGVRYLHRPGRTITEADNVLFTTLTMNTQALHLDAAFSDALPPFNARLVNSMLTLSTLVGLSVAQLTQGTIVGNLGFSEIAFPKPLFHGDTLYAETEITEKRASKSRPGEGIVTLAHTGRNQHGDIVATASRKTMVRMRPAEEA, encoded by the coding sequence GTGACTCGAGCCGAAGGGTCGAAGAAAGTCGTAGAGCAGCGCGGGCTGTGGTTCGAGGAGTTCGAGATCGGGGTGCGGTACCTGCACCGCCCCGGGCGCACCATCACCGAGGCCGACAACGTGCTGTTCACCACGCTGACGATGAACACCCAGGCGCTGCACCTGGACGCGGCGTTCTCCGATGCCCTGCCGCCGTTCAATGCCCGGTTGGTCAACTCGATGTTGACCCTGTCGACGCTCGTCGGTCTTTCGGTGGCGCAGCTGACCCAGGGCACCATCGTCGGCAACCTCGGATTCTCCGAGATCGCTTTCCCCAAGCCGCTTTTCCACGGTGACACGCTGTACGCCGAAACCGAGATCACCGAGAAGCGGGCGTCCAAGAGCCGGCCGGGGGAGGGCATCGTGACCCTCGCCCATACCGGTCGCAACCAGCACGGTGACATCGTCGCCACGGCGTCGCGCAAGACCATGGTGCGGATGCGCCCCGCAGAGGAGGCCTAG
- a CDS encoding HpcH/HpaI aldolase/citrate lyase family protein — MALGNNGPGWLFCPADRPERFEKAAAAADVVILDLEDGCAAKDRPAARQALIDTRLDPARTVVRVNPTNTADHELDLKAVAATDYTTVMLAKSEHADQVTALAPLDVVVLIETPLAALNVVELVQPDNAVAVMWGAEDLFAVTGGTANRRPDGSYRDVAQHVRSQTLLAAKAYGKLALDSVYLDIVDLDGLRAESDDAVAVGFDAKVAIHPTQVAVIRSAYAPSEEQIAWARAVLDRVAGERGVFQHDGLMVDAPVLRRAERIVALAP; from the coding sequence GTGGCACTCGGGAACAACGGGCCGGGTTGGTTGTTCTGTCCGGCCGATCGTCCTGAACGGTTCGAAAAGGCCGCGGCGGCAGCCGATGTGGTGATCCTCGATCTGGAGGACGGGTGCGCGGCCAAGGACCGACCGGCCGCCCGTCAGGCCCTGATCGACACCCGGCTGGACCCGGCCCGCACGGTGGTGCGGGTCAATCCGACCAACACCGCCGACCATGAGCTCGATCTCAAGGCGGTCGCCGCCACCGACTACACAACGGTGATGTTGGCCAAGTCCGAGCACGCCGATCAGGTAACGGCTTTGGCGCCACTGGATGTCGTGGTGCTGATCGAGACGCCGCTGGCCGCGCTGAACGTGGTCGAATTGGTACAGCCCGACAATGCGGTCGCGGTGATGTGGGGCGCCGAGGACCTGTTCGCCGTCACCGGCGGCACCGCCAACCGCCGGCCTGACGGCTCGTACCGTGACGTCGCCCAGCACGTGCGTTCGCAGACCCTGTTGGCGGCCAAGGCCTACGGAAAGCTGGCGCTGGATTCGGTGTACCTCGACATCGTGGATCTCGACGGCCTGCGGGCCGAATCCGATGACGCGGTCGCGGTCGGTTTCGATGCCAAGGTGGCGATCCACCCGACGCAGGTCGCCGTGATCCGCTCGGCCTATGCCCCGTCCGAGGAGCAGATCGCCTGGGCGCGGGCGGTACTCGACCGGGTGGCGGGAGAGCGTGGTGTTTTCCAGCACGACGGCCTCATGGTCGACGCTCCGGTGCTGCGCCGCGCCGAGCGCATCGTCGCCCTGGCTCCCTAG
- the pdhA gene encoding pyruvate dehydrogenase (acetyl-transferring) E1 component subunit alpha yields the protein MAGLYAAPSVDLEPVCLVDADGSPTGETRYSRDLPHETLAWLYESMVVTRDLDTEFINLQRQGELALYASCRGQEAAQIGATACLRKTDWLFPQYREIGAFLLRGITPVQMGAVWRGKWHGGLEFTSRCVAPIAIPIGTHGLHAVGAAMGAQRLGEDSVTVAFLGDGATSEGDAHEALNLASVFTAPCVFFVQNNQWAISVPVSRQQAGPSIAHRATGYGMPGIRVDGNDVLACYAVMAEAAERARLGAGPTLIEAVTYRIGPHTTSDDPTRYRSAGELDDWLARDPIARYRTYLQTIGVLDDRLDQRVAARSHRLRTELRDAIVGAADADPAEVFDTVYAEITPDLARQRDQLLAELAKEA from the coding sequence ATGGCTGGGTTGTATGCGGCACCGAGTGTCGATCTGGAGCCGGTATGTCTGGTGGACGCAGACGGATCACCCACCGGCGAGACCCGCTACAGCCGCGATCTGCCTCACGAGACTTTGGCCTGGCTTTACGAGTCCATGGTCGTCACCCGCGATCTGGACACCGAATTCATCAACCTGCAACGCCAGGGTGAGCTGGCCTTGTACGCCTCGTGTCGTGGCCAGGAGGCGGCGCAGATCGGGGCGACGGCCTGCCTGCGCAAGACCGACTGGCTGTTCCCGCAGTACCGGGAGATCGGCGCGTTTCTGCTGCGCGGGATCACCCCGGTCCAGATGGGCGCGGTATGGCGGGGCAAGTGGCATGGTGGCTTGGAGTTCACCAGCCGCTGCGTGGCCCCGATCGCGATTCCGATCGGCACCCACGGGTTGCATGCGGTCGGGGCGGCGATGGGCGCCCAACGTCTCGGCGAAGATTCGGTGACCGTCGCTTTTCTCGGTGACGGCGCGACCAGCGAGGGCGACGCGCACGAAGCGCTCAACCTGGCGTCGGTATTCACGGCTCCGTGTGTGTTCTTCGTGCAGAACAACCAGTGGGCGATCTCGGTGCCGGTCAGCCGACAACAGGCCGGCCCGTCGATAGCGCACCGGGCCACCGGCTATGGCATGCCGGGCATCCGCGTCGACGGCAACGACGTGCTGGCCTGCTATGCGGTGATGGCCGAGGCGGCCGAACGGGCCCGGCTCGGCGCCGGTCCCACGCTCATCGAGGCCGTCACCTACCGGATCGGCCCCCACACCACCTCCGACGATCCCACCCGCTATCGGTCGGCCGGTGAGCTCGATGACTGGCTGGCCCGGGATCCGATCGCGCGCTACCGCACCTACCTCCAGACCATCGGTGTGCTCGACGACCGTCTGGACCAACGGGTGGCGGCGCGGTCACACCGGCTGCGCACCGAGTTGCGCGACGCCATCGTCGGGGCCGCCGATGCCGATCCGGCCGAGGTGTTCGACACCGTGTACGCCGAGATCACCCCGGATCTGGCACGCCAACGCGATCAGTTGTTGGCCGAACTGGCGAAGGAGGCGTGA
- a CDS encoding alpha-ketoacid dehydrogenase subunit beta, whose protein sequence is MPPSPESMPMATELTMVAAINQALRDAMAADEHVLVFGEDVATLGGVFRVTEGLAETFGADRCFDTPLAESAIIGISIGLAIRGFIPVPEMQFDGFSYPAFDQIASHLAKYHMRTRGDVNMPVTVRIPSFGGIGAVEHHSESTESYWLHTAGLKVVVPSTPSDAYWLLRYAISSPDPVIFLEPKRRYWARELVDTNVPAPPIGRAAVRRTGTDVTVITYGGLVGTALNAADLAADRGWSLEVVDLRSLNPLDFDTVAASVRRTGRAVVMHEGPRTLGFGAEIAARISEECFYELEAPVLRATGFDTPYPPARLEKAWLPGVDRLLDCVERALEQP, encoded by the coding sequence ATGCCCCCGTCGCCGGAATCCATGCCGATGGCCACCGAACTGACGATGGTCGCCGCCATCAACCAGGCGCTGCGCGACGCAATGGCCGCCGATGAGCATGTGCTGGTGTTCGGCGAGGACGTGGCCACCCTCGGCGGAGTCTTTCGCGTCACCGAGGGACTGGCCGAAACCTTCGGTGCAGACCGGTGCTTCGACACTCCGCTGGCAGAGTCGGCAATCATCGGTATCTCCATCGGCCTGGCCATTCGCGGATTCATCCCGGTTCCGGAGATGCAGTTCGACGGATTCAGCTATCCGGCCTTCGACCAGATCGCCAGCCACCTGGCGAAGTACCATATGCGCACCCGCGGCGACGTGAACATGCCGGTGACGGTGCGGATTCCGTCGTTCGGCGGTATCGGTGCGGTTGAGCATCACTCGGAGTCCACCGAGTCGTACTGGCTGCACACGGCCGGTCTCAAGGTGGTTGTGCCGTCGACCCCGTCGGACGCTTACTGGCTGCTGCGGTATGCGATCAGCAGCCCCGATCCGGTGATCTTCCTGGAGCCCAAGCGGCGCTACTGGGCCCGGGAACTTGTCGACACGAACGTGCCGGCACCCCCGATCGGCCGGGCCGCGGTGCGGCGCACCGGCACCGATGTCACGGTCATCACGTATGGCGGGCTGGTGGGTACCGCGCTCAATGCCGCGGACCTGGCCGCCGATCGGGGCTGGAGCCTCGAGGTCGTCGATCTGCGCTCGCTCAACCCGCTCGACTTCGACACCGTCGCGGCCTCGGTGCGCCGCACCGGGCGCGCCGTCGTGATGCACGAGGGGCCGCGGACCCTGGGCTTCGGGGCCGAAATCGCCGCCCGGATCTCCGAGGAGTGCTTCTACGAGCTGGAGGCACCCGTATTGCGCGCCACCGGTTTTGACACGCCGTACCCGCCGGCCCGACTGGAGAAGGCGTGGCTGCCCGGCGTCGACCGGTTGCTCGACTGCGTCGAGCGTGCGCTGGAACAGCCGTGA
- a CDS encoding dihydrolipoamide acetyltransferase family protein, with protein MNREFLVPDLGEGLQDATITSWSVAVGDTVELNQTLCTVETNKAEVEIPSPFAGQVLELGGAAGDTLTVGALLVRIDATDPVGVPAVTAKNGVTPRKSVLVGYGADDTMDASRRTPTPGSPRARAKPPVRKLAADLHVDLDVLAPGSGPEGIVTRDDVLAAAGSSEILDVGGVQAAMARRMSLSHKEIPDAHARVDIDCTALLALRDRMGAADAELPVTPFVLTLRLLVLVLGRHPLLNATWLDTAEGAQIHRHPAVHLGFGVAAPRGLLVPVVRDAQAMTTRQLAKAVAGLAEQARAGTLSPAELSGSTFTVSNFGALGLDDGVPVINYPEAAILGMGSIKPRPVVVDGAVVARPTMSLTCVFDHRVVDGAQAAAFLGDLRARLEAPELAVLDL; from the coding sequence GTGAACCGGGAGTTCCTGGTCCCTGATCTCGGCGAGGGCCTGCAGGACGCCACCATCACCAGTTGGAGTGTCGCGGTGGGCGACACGGTCGAGCTCAATCAGACGCTGTGCACCGTCGAGACCAACAAGGCCGAGGTCGAGATCCCCAGCCCGTTCGCCGGGCAGGTGCTCGAACTCGGCGGTGCCGCAGGGGATACCTTGACCGTCGGGGCGCTGCTGGTCCGGATCGACGCCACTGACCCGGTAGGCGTCCCAGCCGTTACCGCAAAAAACGGTGTGACACCACGTAAATCGGTACTTGTCGGATACGGTGCCGACGACACGATGGATGCCAGTAGACGGACGCCGACGCCCGGCAGTCCGCGGGCACGTGCCAAACCGCCGGTGCGGAAGCTGGCGGCCGACCTGCACGTGGACCTCGATGTGCTTGCCCCTGGATCCGGGCCCGAGGGAATCGTCACCCGCGACGACGTGCTTGCCGCCGCGGGCAGTTCGGAGATTCTCGATGTCGGCGGTGTTCAGGCGGCCATGGCGCGCCGGATGTCGCTGTCACACAAGGAAATCCCCGATGCGCACGCCCGTGTGGACATCGACTGCACCGCATTGTTGGCGCTGCGCGACCGAATGGGGGCCGCCGACGCGGAGTTGCCGGTCACGCCGTTCGTGCTGACGCTGCGGCTACTGGTCCTGGTGTTGGGAAGGCATCCGCTGCTGAACGCCACCTGGCTGGACACCGCGGAAGGCGCTCAGATTCACCGCCATCCGGCCGTACATCTCGGCTTCGGGGTGGCCGCACCGCGCGGCCTGTTGGTTCCCGTGGTCCGTGACGCGCAAGCGATGACGACGCGGCAGTTGGCCAAGGCGGTGGCGGGCCTGGCGGAGCAGGCCAGAGCAGGCACGCTCAGCCCGGCCGAACTGAGCGGATCGACGTTCACCGTGTCGAACTTCGGCGCTCTCGGACTGGACGACGGTGTGCCGGTGATCAACTATCCGGAGGCGGCGATTCTGGGCATGGGCTCGATCAAGCCGCGCCCGGTCGTGGTGGACGGGGCGGTGGTGGCCCGCCCGACCATGTCGTTGACCTGTGTCTTCGACCACCGTGTCGTCGACGGCGCACAGGCCGCCGCGTTCCTCGGTGACCTGCGCGCACGGCTCGAGGCGCCCGAGCTGGCCGTGCTCGACCTGTAG
- a CDS encoding enoyl-CoA hydratase translates to MSDSVLVSVDDHVALITVNDPDRRNAVTFEMSAALRAAVEAAEANPDVHAVIVTGAGKAFCAGADLTALGEATEDGLRKIYDGFLAVANCTLPTIAAVNGAAVGAGLNLALAADVRVAGPGALFDPRFQKLGIHPGGGATWMLQRAVGPQVARAALLFGMRFDAESAVRHGLALSIDEDPVGAARMLAAGPAGAPRDVVIATKASMRATANPGTVDSDQHGAAVDIELGPQARSIESPEFTARLAAAKRK, encoded by the coding sequence ATGTCGGATTCCGTTTTGGTCAGCGTCGACGATCACGTCGCACTCATCACCGTCAACGATCCCGATCGCCGCAATGCGGTGACGTTCGAGATGTCGGCGGCCCTGCGCGCTGCAGTCGAGGCCGCCGAGGCCAACCCCGACGTGCACGCCGTGATCGTCACCGGCGCGGGTAAGGCGTTCTGCGCCGGCGCGGATCTGACCGCTCTCGGCGAAGCCACCGAGGACGGACTGCGCAAGATCTATGACGGGTTCCTGGCGGTGGCGAACTGCACGCTTCCGACGATCGCCGCGGTCAACGGCGCCGCCGTCGGTGCGGGCCTGAACCTGGCGCTGGCCGCCGATGTGCGGGTCGCCGGCCCGGGCGCACTGTTCGATCCACGGTTCCAGAAGCTGGGCATCCATCCCGGCGGCGGTGCCACCTGGATGCTGCAGCGCGCTGTCGGCCCGCAGGTGGCCCGGGCAGCGTTGTTGTTCGGCATGCGCTTCGACGCCGAATCCGCGGTGCGCCATGGCCTGGCCCTGTCGATCGACGAGGATCCGGTGGGGGCCGCTCGCATGCTCGCTGCCGGGCCGGCCGGCGCGCCTCGTGACGTGGTGATCGCCACCAAGGCGTCGATGCGGGCCACCGCCAATCCGGGGACGGTCGACAGCGACCAACATGGGGCCGCCGTCGACATCGAACTCGGTCCGCAGGCCCGCTCCATCGAATCCCCCGAATTCACAGCGCGTTTGGCTGCCGCCAAGCGCAAGTAG
- a CDS encoding MspA family porin: MLNRFATLAAVCMLAPVALAPLASADPPPPPPPADPAVDAGPPPDNGLVASAEPGVVTTPDGWKLTVAATNESQLPIAPLTTAASSREYLVAGTFTGTVAGGGSTSLTGGTLDTGYQIGCGIELGQVRLIGSIGLSTSGSTLAGIIPTGVSMPMSGTLEVHPKPGTVTNVSVNKKSFKAAPVRVTLKDVHIKVDGCVGQSFLRSYATLTSSTTDTDDVVAYYGITKSV; this comes from the coding sequence ATGTTGAATCGTTTCGCCACCTTGGCCGCTGTATGCATGCTGGCCCCGGTAGCGCTGGCGCCCCTCGCGTCGGCCGACCCGCCACCACCCCCGCCCCCAGCCGATCCGGCCGTTGACGCCGGCCCACCACCGGACAACGGACTGGTCGCCTCCGCCGAGCCCGGTGTCGTCACCACCCCCGACGGATGGAAGCTCACCGTGGCCGCCACCAATGAAAGCCAGCTGCCCATCGCGCCGCTGACCACCGCCGCATCCTCCCGCGAATACCTCGTGGCAGGCACGTTCACCGGCACCGTCGCCGGAGGCGGGTCCACCTCGCTGACCGGCGGCACCCTCGACACCGGCTACCAGATCGGCTGCGGCATCGAACTGGGACAGGTCCGCCTGATCGGGTCGATCGGCCTGAGCACCTCGGGGTCAACGCTGGCCGGCATCATCCCGACCGGCGTGAGCATGCCAATGTCGGGCACCCTGGAAGTCCACCCCAAGCCGGGCACCGTCACCAACGTCTCGGTCAACAAGAAGTCGTTCAAGGCAGCGCCGGTGCGCGTCACGTTGAAAGACGTCCACATCAAGGTCGACGGCTGCGTCGGTCAGTCCTTCCTGCGCTCCTATGCCACCCTGACCAGCTCCACCACCGACACCGACGACGTGGTCGCCTACTACGGCATCACCAAGTCGGTCTGA